DNA from Daucus carota subsp. sativus chromosome 1, DH1 v3.0, whole genome shotgun sequence:
attcgggGAAACCGCGTAACAGGAAAACTAAAATCTAGCAAGATATGGAAATATTCCCCTAAAAACAATTCTACAATAATTAGTATCCACaacataacaaaaattattagCAGTTTAGCACCCACAATTCCAAGAACTAAAGGTATGCCTGCCAGGTCTTCGAACGCAGTGATTAGCTCTTTCATCCAGTAAGGCCTAGCAGTGCAGCTTATTGCTCACTTACTTTACATCCCAGTCTAATCATTCAATATACtcatcaacaaaaaaaattaatcaaaaaacatTTCTCCCAATGGCTCAACTTTTTTAAACAAGAATATATTGCTAACAAAATTTAGgacaatttaaattaaaaaggcatacatatacatatacacaaacaTAATGAGGCAAGAATTGCAACTTAAATATGAAGAAAAATCAAGAATTGCAGAATCAAGAAGTCTTTAAAGGGGAGACCTTTAGGGCCAATAGTGACAGAAACAGCATCAGCAAGTTTGTTGATTCCAGCTAATAACCCATTTCTGCATTCTTTATCAAATGAAACCCTTTTGGCTCCTGCTCTTATTACACATCTCTTCATCTTCTCTTTGCTTCTCCATAGCCCACTTCTTCTTTCACTCAAATTCTTGAGTAAGATTTATTTTGACAAGAAAAGGAGAGAACTTCAGaacaaaattgaataaaacaagagagggagggggagagagagtggtagagagagagagagagagaattacATACAAAGCTTGCAACTTTAGGAGGGAAGAAGAGTGAGGAAGAGTAGGAAATGGACATTTTTACACTGTTTGAAgtgctatttctccggaggtTTTTAGGGGGTTTTACTTGCAGATTGACCGAGCTGGGCACCCGAGTTTCCGAGTCGGCTCAGCTGCGCAATTGCTCAATGTAGCAATGTTTATATTCTTACTTGCCTCTTCCCGGtgtctattttatatttttattcaagtttctattttaaaaaattctattttttttccgaGTTTACGTAATAGACTGCAAACtaaaaattctattttattcaaGTTGAATATGTAGGTAACTTTTGTTTGCTTGGGATATAAAAGATCccgatttatttttaaaaaaaatgattagttattaaaaaatatattatcaatttGATAATTACATCCTGACTTTAGCAAAAATctattatttaaagaaaaaatatttaataaatcatgaatttttaGGTAAACTGACTAGTTACAATTTCCGATTTTACGTCTTATCAATCATGGATTTGTAActaatcaaatttaaattatgttgcaACACGACATTCCAATTTGTAATTCACCAAATATAATTTTGTCCAAAGCATTCACCATGTCGCTTCCAACTTGAAACACTAACGATTCATTCTAAGAAGGCACAGCtataattttcatataacatgttgcCCGAATTGGAGTTGTGTACCTGCAATTTGGTTCTACTTCCCCAAGATCTTACGTTATTTACTTACTTTTGTCTAGCATTCAAGTATGAAGTTGTAAATGGGGGTGGTGGCATACTGTAAACATAGCCACACTTGTCCTACATAATCCACCATTATAAGACTAGACAAACAGAACAGACGAGCCCTCGAGGACTCTGGACTGTGAAAATGGTTCCGATAGGAATGCAAAATCAAGTATAATATTCTTAGGGGGGAAAATCCAACAATAAAGCATTTGCTCGTAGAAGAGGAATGCAGCTAAAACTAATCAAGAAAACAGATGCAAAAATGCATTCCTCCAACTTATACTCGAGCTGACGTGCAACATGATTTGAGGAAAAGCCGCTTTTGCCGGCGGCATGGATCACTAATGCTTTGCATCTTCTTCATCGCAGAACTTAGAGTATCCGTCTGAATCCATTAAGGATTTCAATTCATCATTGTTGCTCAATTCGACCTTTATAATCCATCCTTTTTCATAAGGGCTGGCGTTCACCTAAACAAGAAAAATAGGTCAACTTCTATGAGGTGAGCACAATACACGTAATAAGAAGGGAAACATAGTAATCAGTATTAAGAGCTTATGTGTATAGTCATTCAACATATATACGAAGATGCTGTCCTCCAGTTTCGACAGACACTAAGATCAGATCATATTACAGATTATAAAGGTTTGCATCTATTACTTCACTGTTTTACGAAGTCATGCCTTTAATGTCATCGACAATCATAATCAATTGCACTGATTTAGTTGTTTAGATGTATTTTGGCGGAATAGTTGGGAAGGTAAACTGCGAAATAATGTTGTACAATGTCATTGAGCAATTCGTTTCGAAGATTAAGCTTTCACAGACTACATTAAAAATGTTTGTTACTTGTCCACCAATATTAGCATGGCTTATTTAGCAAaaacttagaaaaatattagcATGGCATTTGAAGAAGAGGGAAATATAAGTCGAGTCTTGAGACCTACATAGCAATAAGTGTACAGTCAACCCTTGGTAAAAAGCCTAGCAGTTACCCTACACATCTCCTGTTGGTCCCATGAGGTTGAGGGTTGAAGCTCGTCGAACGCACAAGTGTGTGTATTTCAAATTCATGTAACAAACAGAACACATAAAATTAATGCAACAAATTTATTTAGCTAAAGATGACTCACCAAAGCAGGAGAGTCATTGAGCTCTTCATTGACCTCAACCACCTTTCCAGAAACAGGAGAATTGATGTCGCTGGTGGCCTTGACACTTTCAACTGCACCAAAGCTGTTTCCCTGTGTAACATCAGTTCCAACTTCGGGTAATTCAACATACACTACATCCCCTAAATGATCTTGGGCATGGTCAGTGATGCCTACAGTAGCAGAATTTCCTTGGACCTTCACCCATTCGTGTGAGTCAGCATACTTCAGATCTTTCACGACTGCAAGTAGGTGAAGGTAAAATATGTGCTGTCAATTAAATACACAGCATAACAGAGAACATCAACATTCATGGTACCTCCAAACAACATGATTTTTTTACCTCAAAAAGTGTCAATTCGAAATCGGACTAATACTAGAACAGTAAAAATCAATTACAGGAGAAAACCTGCAAAGTATACCTAAGTTGGCCCAGATGATTCTTTTTACCCACTATAATTATACTActacaccaaaaaaaaaactgtcATTTCGACTTGAGCCACAAATACAagaaaataacttaaaataatgtAATTCatctttcaatataaacactCACTcccacacacatacacataggATATACGTTCCAACGCAAACCTATTTACTCTGCAACTAGCTACAAATCAGACGTCACAGACTGTGAGGGGGGTTTGGATCATGGGATTCCAATCCGATTAATGACAAtgaaatttcaataaaaaaaatgtattaaaatcTCATTTTCATTCCACCATTAACTACGATATAATCCCATGATCCAAACAACGCTAAAATCACCCTCCTAGATCATGGGATTCCAACCTGGTTAATGGAAATGCCATTTAAATATAAGAAATGTATTAGAATCTCATTCCCATTCCCGTTAACCACGTTAGAGTCCCATGATCCACATGACAGCTAAATCACCATACGAAAATCCCCATCAAAATCACTTGTTTCAGTATAAATAACAGTTTGTCGACTAAACTACTTTGCATCCGAACAA
Protein-coding regions in this window:
- the LOC108206709 gene encoding glycine cleavage system H protein 2, mitochondrial; the protein is MALRLWASRSASYLKISTFNRAFATVVKDLKYADSHEWVKVQGNSATVGITDHAQDHLGDVVYVELPEVGTDVTQGNSFGAVESVKATSDINSPVSGKVVEVNEELNDSPALVNASPYEKGWIIKVELSNNDELKSLMDSDGYSKFCDEEDAKH